In the Armatimonadota bacterium genome, one interval contains:
- a CDS encoding NAD(P)H-binding protein, giving the protein MKQKRVHAVTGAFGYSGKYITHRLLDAGENVITLTNSIHRKNPFGDRVSAYPFHFDEPDKLAETLSGVSVLYNTYWVRFNHQGFTYADAVRNTQTLFHAAKAAGVKRIVHISITNPSEDSPLGYFSGKARLERDLAETGLSYAILRPTVLFGKEDILVNNIAWGLRRLPVFGVFGDGQYKLQPIYVDDLAQLAVEQGRRTENVIINAIGPETFTYRGLVEAVGEIIGKRRTIASMPPSLGYLVGWLIGKMVRDVMITRDEIRGLMDDLLYVDSPPVGATKLTEWAKERSATLGLHYTSELARRTDRKSEYRSN; this is encoded by the coding sequence ATGAAACAGAAGAGAGTACACGCTGTCACCGGTGCATTTGGTTACTCCGGGAAGTATATCACTCACCGGCTACTCGATGCGGGCGAGAACGTCATCACGTTGACCAACTCCATCCACCGGAAGAACCCGTTCGGCGACCGCGTCAGTGCATATCCCTTCCACTTCGATGAGCCGGACAAGCTAGCGGAGACCCTCAGTGGGGTCAGCGTCCTCTACAACACCTACTGGGTGCGGTTCAACCACCAGGGCTTCACATACGCGGACGCCGTTCGCAACACGCAGACGCTCTTCCACGCCGCGAAGGCCGCCGGTGTGAAGCGCATCGTGCACATCAGCATCACCAACCCTTCGGAGGACTCGCCACTCGGGTACTTCAGCGGGAAGGCTCGGCTCGAGCGGGACCTGGCCGAGACCGGGCTGTCGTACGCCATCCTCCGCCCGACTGTGCTCTTCGGCAAAGAGGACATACTCGTCAACAACATCGCGTGGGGCCTGCGCCGGCTGCCGGTGTTCGGAGTCTTCGGCGACGGGCAGTACAAGCTCCAGCCGATCTACGTCGATGACCTCGCCCAGCTTGCGGTGGAGCAGGGGAGGCGGACGGAGAACGTCATCATCAACGCTATCGGCCCCGAGACCTTCACGTATCGCGGGCTGGTCGAGGCAGTAGGTGAGATCATCGGGAAGAGACGGACGATCGCATCCATGCCGCCGAGCCTGGGGTATCTCGTGGGATGGCTCATCGGCAAGATGGTGCGCGACGTGATGATCACCCGCGACGAGATCCGGGGGCTGATGGATGATCTGCTGTACGTTGACTCACCGCCGGTCGGCGCGACAAAACTCACGGAATGGGCGAAAGAACGCTCAGCGACGCTCGGATTGCACTACACGAGCGAACTCGCCCGCAGGACCGACCGGAAGTCCGAGTACCGGAGCAACTAG
- a CDS encoding HD domain-containing protein, with protein MCQTAGALERFAFLFSQDGGYLRIPIWGHIPLSRPARRIIGHPDFVRLQRIRQLGFVSYVFPGASHTRFEHSIGAYHLSCLMLRNLVLCGSADRAGIAPEEARLFLASALLHDVGHYPFAHLVDMLPAVDQSGGVCRAFRSHEDRAVEYIAGDRSHGSIYGILKDDWKIADPEQVARIISDPASTGLPGRMLSGILDPDKMDYLMRDASACGVPYGSIDADRLIESLVLDDDGERRRLGITEKGIAPLESLVFAKYMMFRHIYWHHAARIASAMLTRYVQDAVDAGVVNPEEFYRLSDDVLIESLPSDPRSVSSADLMARLRTRELYKRGFTLFPEHPAGEEEFTLSGHEMERVKDLYRRPELRREKEIAVCRLLNDLQGFELSGFEVLLDIPRLSSVFDLADFRDLRVLVSPRAGSGGRFVPFNSFGFTLLTADFAQEFERYSRRLQVICRPDLREAVRTLWREITALVVE; from the coding sequence ATGTGTCAAACGGCCGGGGCGCTGGAGCGTTTTGCCTTTCTATTCTCACAGGACGGGGGTTATCTGCGAATCCCGATCTGGGGGCACATTCCGCTGAGCCGTCCCGCTCGCCGGATCATCGGACACCCCGACTTCGTTCGTCTTCAGCGAATAAGGCAGCTCGGGTTCGTCTCCTACGTGTTCCCGGGAGCCTCTCACACCAGGTTCGAGCACTCGATAGGCGCGTACCATCTCTCCTGCCTGATGCTTCGCAACCTTGTCCTCTGTGGCTCGGCCGATCGGGCGGGGATTGCTCCCGAGGAGGCGCGGCTCTTCCTTGCTTCGGCGCTGCTGCACGATGTCGGACACTACCCGTTTGCCCACCTCGTGGATATGCTGCCGGCGGTTGATCAGTCGGGCGGGGTCTGTCGCGCGTTCCGCTCGCACGAAGACCGCGCGGTCGAGTACATCGCAGGGGATCGGTCTCACGGCAGCATCTACGGCATTCTGAAGGACGACTGGAAGATCGCCGATCCCGAGCAAGTCGCCCGGATAATCTCCGATCCCGCGAGTACCGGGTTGCCCGGACGGATGCTGAGCGGCATCCTGGACCCTGACAAGATGGACTACCTGATGCGCGACGCGTCGGCCTGCGGTGTCCCTTACGGAAGCATAGACGCCGACCGCCTGATCGAGTCGCTCGTCCTCGACGACGACGGCGAGAGGCGCCGCCTCGGCATCACGGAGAAGGGGATCGCGCCCCTGGAGAGCCTGGTTTTCGCGAAGTACATGATGTTTCGCCATATCTACTGGCACCACGCCGCCAGGATCGCCTCGGCCATGTTGACGCGATACGTGCAGGACGCCGTTGACGCAGGCGTCGTCAATCCGGAGGAGTTCTACCGCCTTTCCGACGACGTACTCATTGAGTCGCTTCCATCCGACCCGCGCTCCGTCTCCTCGGCCGATCTGATGGCCAGGCTGAGGACCCGCGAGCTCTACAAGCGCGGGTTCACTCTGTTCCCGGAGCATCCCGCGGGAGAGGAGGAGTTCACACTCTCCGGGCACGAGATGGAACGCGTCAAGGATCTCTACCGCCGTCCGGAACTACGCCGTGAGAAGGAGATAGCGGTCTGCCGTCTGCTGAACGATCTTCAAGGGTTTGAGCTGTCGGGGTTTGAGGTGCTCCTCGACATACCCCGGCTCTCCAGCGTCTTCGATCTCGCCGATTTCCGGGATCTGCGTGTGCTTGTCAGCCCCCGGGCCGGTAGTGGGGGAAGGTTCGTGCCGTTCAACTCCTTCGGTTTCACCCTCCTCACGGCGGACTTCGCACAGGAGTTCGAGCGCTACAGCCGCCGCCTGCAGGTGATCTGCCGGCCCGATCTCCGCGAGGCGGTCCGCACCCTATGGAGGGAGATCACGGCCCTCGTTGTTGAATAG
- a CDS encoding Gfo/Idh/MocA family oxidoreductase, with protein sequence MRKIGIAVVGCGAMAQMIHLPNVERHPELDFLWCCDIDEGVLRVVGERFHPRRMTADAAEVAADPQVQAVILSTTQTVRLPLIQLFARAGKHIYVEKPLADSFDEMKRILAVVEETGIRFTVGHNRRMAPAVREAVRVLGKHRENPVSPPWRWDREGSDRPHLDGERTTQVLIRVNDDYWSWKKWAFAHGALINEMTHFADLACCFIESAPIRVTVTGGRVPTPSVLSESSGTCIEGLRGPQPSSPECSERSGECIEGRLPATRTPFDTCRHSPAHSGLSDSIPGPEPAGPECSERSGECIEGRQGRHVVETHVIAIEFADGSLASIFATAYGSFGYPKELVEVYHNGAAIIIDHLAELRVAGVVDEPFRTTFPIPNDPYPEIEADGIEGFYRRTEAAQREALAKGDNSIIPPIPDKGHFALLDDFVRSIETGDEPACSARIAAVPTAVILRALESVERGGIPVMINWKNYRE encoded by the coding sequence ATGCGTAAGATCGGGATCGCCGTCGTCGGATGTGGGGCGATGGCACAGATGATACATCTGCCGAATGTCGAGCGCCATCCGGAGCTTGATTTCCTGTGGTGCTGCGATATAGATGAGGGCGTCCTGCGTGTGGTTGGTGAGCGGTTCCATCCCAGGCGGATGACCGCCGATGCCGCAGAGGTCGCCGCCGATCCCCAGGTCCAGGCGGTGATCCTCTCGACCACGCAGACCGTCCGCCTGCCGCTGATCCAGCTCTTCGCCCGCGCCGGGAAGCACATCTACGTCGAGAAGCCGCTCGCCGACTCGTTCGATGAGATGAAGCGCATCCTCGCCGTCGTGGAGGAGACCGGCATCCGGTTCACCGTCGGGCACAACCGCCGCATGGCGCCCGCCGTCCGGGAGGCGGTCCGCGTCCTTGGCAAGCACCGCGAGAACCCGGTATCCCCGCCCTGGCGCTGGGACCGCGAGGGATCCGACCGCCCGCACTTGGACGGCGAGCGGACGACCCAGGTCCTGATCCGCGTCAACGACGACTACTGGTCGTGGAAGAAGTGGGCCTTCGCTCACGGCGCGCTGATCAACGAGATGACCCACTTCGCCGATCTCGCCTGCTGCTTCATCGAGAGCGCCCCCATCCGCGTCACCGTCACCGGTGGACGTGTCCCAACCCCGTCCGTCCTGAGTGAGTCCTCCGGGACGTGCATCGAAGGACTGCGAGGGCCACAACCGTCCAGTCCTGAGTGCTCGGAGCGCAGCGGAGAGTGTATCGAAGGACGGCTTCCTGCGACAAGAACGCCCTTCGATACATGCCGTCATTCACCGGCACACTCAGGGCTGTCGGATTCGATCCCAGGTCCCGAACCCGCCGGTCCTGAGTGCTCGGAGCGCAGCGGAGAGTGTATCGAAGGACGGCAGGGTCGGCACGTAGTGGAGACCCACGTCATCGCCATCGAGTTCGCGGACGGCTCGCTCGCCTCCATCTTCGCCACCGCATATGGAAGCTTCGGCTACCCGAAGGAACTGGTCGAGGTCTATCACAACGGCGCGGCGATCATCATAGACCACCTCGCGGAACTGAGAGTCGCTGGGGTAGTGGACGAGCCCTTCCGGACGACCTTCCCGATCCCGAACGACCCGTACCCGGAGATCGAGGCGGACGGCATCGAGGGGTTCTATCGTCGTACCGAGGCCGCCCAGCGCGAGGCACTGGCAAAGGGCGACAACTCGATCATCCCGCCGATCCCCGACAAGGGGCACTTCGCCCTGCTCGACGACTTCGTCCGAAGCATTGAGACCGGCGACGAACCGGCCTGCAGCGCCCGGATCGCCGCCGTCCCGACCGCCGTCATCCTCCGGGCCCTCGAATCGGTCGAGCGCGGCGGCATCCCTGTGATGATCAACTGGAAGAACTACCGTGAATGA